Proteins from one Fragaria vesca subsp. vesca linkage group LG6, FraVesHawaii_1.0, whole genome shotgun sequence genomic window:
- the LOC101299881 gene encoding putative receptor-like protein kinase At1g80870-like, with protein MPARPFPPSSPQLPIVSPPNFFTKTRVLFLALTISASLVIISSIVYFVYHLWHSLVDRAKTIPFDSSAPLKLERFSFKELKNASNDFDSANVIGKGGSGTVFRGILKCGKLIAIKKLDALNLQTEREFQNELQILGGLRSPFLVTLLGYCVEKDFRILVYEYMPNRSLQESLFGEGVLSLGWERRFEIITDVARALEFLHLGCDPPVIHGDIKPSNILLDFDNRAKISDFGLSRIKVDGEFGVDMFSQDLGKSQELSGNFAVDTSPAIGTPVESSNEVDFALALQASSSSKNSRKCCNVKALNLNSVNYNANIACESEVKSSDAKGKEVSSVDFGGDDWNNRFVPYEDELDSIDHSKDLGFTAGSAVDEAEDAKQWGKDWWWKQDGSGELCSKDYVTEWIGSQICPSSNPDWDDDKKSIPDQKTDLDIASPVDKLENGNGPQVQQFGFGNLSKEFEKNESKGRKNRKRKPKKMQEWWKEEHLAEISKKGSNLKNLETKWKKGLKMQRFDLGRWYHFRRRKNFREQSQEKSDHIGEFSFRRGWKKKNAHSVGSDMWSGDLFSRELSSTTSMRGTLCYVAPEYGGCGYLMEKADIYSLGVLILVVVSGRRPLHVLASPMKLEKANLISWCRQLAQAGNILELVDERLKDEYNKDQASLCINLALSCLQKMPELRPDIGEIVKILKGEMDLPPLPFEFSPSPPSRLYSRSRSRRKQTTTAE; from the coding sequence ATGCCTGCAAGACCATTCCCTCCTTCAAGTCCTCAACTTCCCATTGTAAGCCCACCCAATTTCTTCACCAAGACCAGGGTCTTGTTCTTGGCCCTCACAATCTCAGCTTCTTTAGTAATAATCTCATCCATTGTCTACTTTGTCTATCACCTCTGGCATTCCCTTGTGGACAGAGCTAAGACAATCCCATTTGATTCCAGTGCACCTTTGAAGCTTGAAAGATTCTCATTCAAGGAGCTTAAGAATGCTTCCAATGACTTTGATTCAGCCAATGTTATAGGCAAGGGTGGCTCTGGAACTGTCTTCAGAGGTATACTCAAATGTGGCAAGTTGATTGCTATTAAAAAGTTGGATGCTTTGAACTTGCAAACTGAGAGAGAGTTTCAGAATGAGTTGCAGATTCTTGGGGGGTTAAGATCACCATTTTTGGTGACCCTTTTGGGTTATTGTGTGGAAAAGGATTTTAGGATTCTGGTTTATGAGTACATGCCTAATAGGAGTCTCCAAGAGTCACTTTTTGGAGAAGGTGTTTTGAGTTTGGGCTGGGAGAGGAGGTTTGAGATAATTACAGATGTGGCTAGAGCACTTGAGTTCTTGCATTTGGGATGTGATCCTCCTGTTATCCATGGTGATATTAAGCCAAGCAACATTTTGCTTGATTTCGACAACAGGGCGAAGATTTCGGACTTTGGGTTGTCAAGGATTAAGGTGGATGGTGAGTTTGGGGTTGACATGTTTAGCCAGGACTTGGGGAAGAGTCAGGAGCTGTCTGGAAACTTTGCTGTGGATACTTCTCCGGCCATTGGTACACCCGTGGAGAGTTCTAATGAGGTAGATTTTGCTCTTGCTTTGCAAGCATCTTCATCATCGAAAAATAGTAGGAAGTGCTGTAATGTTAAAGCTTTGAACTTGAATTCCGTAAATTATAATGCTAACATTGCCTGTGAGAGTGAGGTTAAGAGTAGTGATGCAAAGGGCAAAGAGGTTTCAAGTGTAGATTTTGGTGGGGATGATTGGAATAACAGGTTTGTACCTTATGAAGATGAACTTGATAGTATTGATCATAGTAAGGATTTGGGTTTTACTGCCGGTTCTGCTGTTGATGAAGCAGAGGATGCAAAGCAATGGGGGAAGGATTGGTGGTGGAAGCAAGATGGGAGTGGTGAATTGTGTAGTAAAGATTATGTTACAGAGTGGATTGGGAGTCAGATTTGCCCGTCTTCGAATCCTGATTGGGATGATGACAAGAAGAGCATCCCTGATCAGAAGACCGACTTAGATATTGCATCTCCAGTTGATAAACTTGAAAATGGAAATGGACCTCAAGTACAACAATTTGGGTTTGGAAATCTCAGCAAGGAGTTTGAGAAGAATGAATCAAAGGGCAGGAAGAACCGGAAAAGGAAACCGAAGAAGATGCAAGAATGGTGGAAGGAGGAGCACCTTGCAGAGATTAGCAAGAAGGGCAGCAATCTCAAAAATCTTGAAACAAAGTGGAAGAAAGGCTTAAAAATGCAGCGTTTTGATCTTGGCAGATGGTATCACTTTCGCAGGAGAAAGAATTTTAGGGAACAAAGTCAAGAAAAGAGTGATCACATTGGTGAGTTCAGTTTCAGAAGGGGATGGAAGAAAAAGAATGCACATTCCGTTGGCAGTGACATGTGGAGTGGTGATCTATTTAGCCGTGAGCTAAGCAGCACAACAAGCATGAGAGGGACTTTGTGTTATGTTGCTCCAGAATATGGTGGATGTGGGTACTTGATGGAGAAGGCAGATATTTACAGTCTAGGTGTGCTAATCCTTGTGGTTGTGTCCGGTAGAAGACCACTACATGTTCTTGCATCACCGATGAAGCTAGAAAAGGCAAATCTAATAAGCTGGTGTCGACAGTTAGCTCAAGCCGGAAATATACTAGAACTTGTAGATGAGAGACTGAAGGATGAGTACAATAAAGACCAGGCAAGTTTGTGTATAAATTTGGCTCTTTCTTGCTTACAAAAGATGCCAGAGTTGCGGCCAGACATTGGGGAGATTGTTAAGATCTTGAAAGGGGAGATGGATCTCCCACCACTCCCTTTTGAGTTCTCTCCTTCCCCTCCTTCTAGGTTATACAGCAGGAGCAGGTCAAGGAGAAAACAGACGACAACTGCAGAGTAG
- the LOC101300161 gene encoding putative cyclic nucleotide-gated ion channel 8-like: MYKSQYFGGQKEKFVRLDDLDTMSISSDTGKVKKCGFNIEGLAYTDRRKRKSKSVKFGFPRGSDGIMTVGRSIKTGVTRAVFPEDLKVSDKRIFDPQDKSLLFWNRLFVISCIFAIAIDPFFFYLPIFNKEQECLSIDKSLAVTSITVRTLIDVFYLIRMAFQFRTAYIAPSSRVFGRGELVIDSSEIAQRYLHRYFFVDLLSVLPAPQIVVFVYLHGNGAAVLTTKKALLYIVWFQLLPRFARLLALNSDLKKSAGSFAETAWAGAAYYMLWFMLAAQVTGAAWYLLSVERYGSCWWDKCAENGGQCKVEFLYCGSESMPGYDEWSKVKEDVVKKGCSAEGEDTEFDYGIFKGAVESDIISSTNFGEKFLYCLWFGLKSLSTLGQGLETTSYPMENIFSIGVGTFGLILFALLIGNIQTYLQSLTIRLEEMRIKRRDSEQWMHHRWLPQELRERVRRYDQYKWLETRGVDEESIVRTLPKDLRRDIKRHLCLNLVRRVPLFTNMDERLLDAICERLKPSLCTENTFIVREGDPVGEMLFIIRGRLESVTTDGGRTGFYNRGLLQEGDFCGEELLTWALDPKAGSNLPSSTRTVKAITEVEAFALEAEELKFVSTQFRHLHSRQVQYTFRFYSQQWRTWAACFIQAAWRHYRRRVALEKQREEEGFGYSDGDDDNDDDDGGGGGDSKGGSGKHGLGAAILASRFAAKTLRGHRLRSSGRRELLKLQKPPEPDFSAYDDK, from the exons ATGTACAAGTCGCAGTATTTTGGAGGTCAGAAGGAGAAATTTGTGAG GTTGGATGATTTGGATACAATGTCAATAAGTTCAGATACCGGGAAAGTGAAGAAATGTGGATTTAATATAGAGGGTTTGGCTTATACTGATCGTCGAAAAAGAAAATCAAAGTCAGTTAAGTTTGGATTTCCGAGGGGATCAGATGGAATAATGACAGTTGGTAGATCAATAAAAACTGGTGTCACCCGTGCAGTGTTTCCAGAAGATCTTAAAGTTTCGGATAAAAGGATATTTGATCCACAGGACAAGTCGCTTCTGTTCTGGAACAGGCTTTTTGTCATATCATGTATCTTTGCAATAGCCATTGATCCTTTCTTCTTTTATCTCCCTATATTCAACAAGGAACAGGAATGCCTCTCTATCGATAAAAGTTTAGCAGTCACAAGTATAACGGTGCGAACTTTAATAGATGTTTTCTACCTTATTCGCATGGCTTTTCAGTTTCGTACAGCTTATATTGCACCATCTTCTCGGGTGTTTGGAAGAGGTGAACTGGTGATAGATTCTTCAGAGATAGCACAGCGATATCTACATCGTTACTTCTTTGTTGATCTTTTGTCTGTGCTACCCGCACCACAG ATTGTTGTTTTTGTATATTTGCATGGAAATGGTGCGGCGGTACTGACTACGAAAAAGGCATTGCTATATATTGTCTGGTTTCAGTTACTGCCAAGATTTGCCCGCTTATTAGCTTTAAACTCAGACCTTAAGAAGAGCGCGGGTTCTTTTGCCGAAACTGCTTGGGCCGGGGCTGCATACTATATGCTTTGGTTTATGCTTGCTGCTCAA GTCACTGGGGCTGCCTGGTACTTGTTATCTGTAGAACGCTATGGTTCATGCTGGTGGGATAAGTGTGCAGAAAATGGTGGTCAATGTAAAGTAGAATTTTTGTACTGTGGCAGTGAGAGTATGCCGGGATACGATGAGTGGAGCAAAGTCAAAGAGGATGTTGTAAAGAAGGGCTGCAGCGCTGAAGGTGAAGACACCGAATTTGATTATGGCATCTTCAAAGGTGCTGTAGAATCTGATATTATTTCATCCACCAACTTTGGAGAAAAATTTTTGTATTGCTTGTGGTTTGGATTGAAAAGTTTAAG TACGCTTGGCCAGGGGCTTGAAACCACTTCGTATCCAATGGAGAATATATTTTCCATAGGGGTAGGCACTTTTGGCCTCATCCTCTTTGCCCTTCTGATCGGAAATATACAG ACCTATCTTCAGTCTCTCACGATTCGTCTTGAGGAGATGAGAATAAAACGGCGTGACTCTGAGCAGTGGATGCACCATCGCTGGCTTCCGCAGGAACTTAGAGAAAGGGTTCGCCGCTACGATCAATATAAATGGTTGGAGACTCGAGGTGTAGATGAGGAGAGCATTGTCAGGACTCTCCCAAAAGATCTCAGGAGGGACATTAAACGGCATCTCTGCTTGAACTTGGTCAGACGG GTGCCTCTTTTCACCAATATGGATGAGCGGTTGCTTGATGCCATTTGTGAGCGTCTGAAACCAAGTTTATGCACAGAGAATACTTTTATAGTCCGGGAAGGAGATCCTGTTGGTGAGATGTTATTCATCATCCGAGGTCGCCTAGAAAGTGTGACCACAGATGGTGGCAGGACTGGATTTTACAACAGAGGTTTGCTCCAGGAAGGTGACTTTTGTGGAGAAGAGCTCCTAACATGGGCACTGGACCCGAAAGCCGGCTCTAACTTACCATCATCTACTCGAACAGTGAAGGCTATAACTGAGGTTGAGGCATTTGCTTTGGAAGCAGAGGAGTTGAAATTTGTTTCCACTCAGTTTAGGCACCTTCATAGCAGACAGGTGCAGTACACCTTCCGGTTCTACTCACAGCAATGGAGGACTTGGGCAGCCTGCTTTATCCAAGCTGCTTGGCGCCACTACAGGAGAAGAGTGGCGTTGGAAAAACAAAGAGAGGAGGAAGGATTCGGATACAGTGACGGAGATGATGATAATGATGACGATGATGGTGGTGGTGGCGGTGATTCTAAAGGCGGTTCTGGTAAACATGGGCTTGGTGCCGCAATCCTTGCATCCCGGTTTGCAGCAAAAACTCTTCGTGGTCATAGGCTTCGCAGTTCAGGCAGGAGGGAGCTACTGAAGCTGCAGAAGCCCCCTGAGCCAGATTTCTCGGCTTATGATGATAAGTAA